The Argiope bruennichi chromosome 5, qqArgBrue1.1, whole genome shotgun sequence genome segment GCGAAATATTGAAACTTGTCTTAATTAAACACTAGTACCGTTTCATGGAATTATTTTGAGAACATTCTTCAAGCTTTCTAATCCAAATGCAGAAcagttttgtgaatttttttaagtaaattgaagCTAGcagaatttttgaaactatttaaaagatttgctgctttttttatcatataattttaatttcaattcttactTTTACGCATAAAGTATTGAATTCTCTTCAAGACAATCCACAATTACAGGCATTAACATTTAcgctttttcttaatatttattgtttaaaaataggtAGTTGAGTTGGAggattgcttatttaaaaaattagcttaaaatcTCGGGAAAAGCggagcagtaaaaaaaaaaaaaaaaaaaaaatagcatattttaaagATTCCTGCAAACTTTAATTCGGTTATACTTGCAATATTCAAAGAAACTAAAGCTTTCTACACGAAGCCTTAATTTTATAACCAATTTTACTTAAATCAGAGAAAGTGATCTTCCAAAAGCTTTCTCGCTTACTCTATAATAATTGTCACGCCAAAGAAAGCCGTACACGGCATTGGcgttcattatttatgaaatatcaacttttggctgaaatttagcatatttccTGAATTCGTCATGTCATCATTAGctatttatttggcgattaatccctggcatgcgtttatctttttaatttttcttaactcattgaaacaaaaatttgacataatctACATTTGTGATCAAAAattcctataccaaatttgatatatttaagtcacagcatttttgaatgatcacgTTTGCatgttattgtatttaattacagACCCACCAACCATCAATcggtagttggatttggctcagaatttggcAGATGTCTACACTCTAGACGTTAAATTTGTGTCTCCCTCACTTCATTTTGTAAGTATcatgttcacttatattcgaacagacgacttcctttgaacagattttattcaaaatttggcagtAATCTGCATATTTGGTGCACAGACAGCGTACCAAATTTCGacagtctagctcaaatcgtttttgagttttctATTCTGAGACAGATAAACAAACATTTcccaaacatgtgtttttcaatttccggggggggggggaggatctGAAACGTTTAGATtctcaaaatcttgaattcgaattttttgatgagtACTATACTTTTTCTGTATATCGATACCATACTTTATATTTATGGCATATTGAAAGTTGTGGAATTTCTGATGCTGTCTTTTCTGACTCCgttattttgcatttgtattgCAATTTAGTATTTGTTTGTTTATGATTTGTATATTGTACTATCATACGACATTTTATAGTTgactttgatttgaatttttttctacagTGAGCGGCATGCAGAGcacttatttgtttttgaattgttaatatatgaataaataatatatatatatatatatatatatatatatatatatatatatatatatatatatatatatatatatatattattagtagtagtagtaatagTAGTATTAGCTATACTTGCTTAATAAAGTATTAGCTATGTAACAGTCACGAATTATTCGCtgaactttttctttttcttatccaTACACAAAATTTTAAGAACGGTATATTTTTGTAGCGGGACAAAAGTATAGCTATCATAGTAGATCAGCTCTTGTTTTATATGTGGTGTAAAAATCGTtggaaagaaagtgaaaatatagggaaataaaaaatggaaaagttaaatgaaaaaatatctttattggaaatcaaaagaaatcgcCATGGCCAAATCACCTACCTATCAGCATCCTTCATTTCATAGTCCGAATGGAAGCGTGTACCTTTTAATGCTTTTAAGTGGCTTAAAGATGTGGAAGTTACAAGGTGACAAATCCGGATTATATGGCGGGTATTCAAACACTTcccaatgtaatttttttaagaccGTCTGGGTGTCACAGGATATGTGTGGCCAGGCATTGTCATGGAAAATGATCACTAGTAGTGTGAGAAGGCCTGGCAGTTTGCTTTTGATTGCTTTCAGTAGTTTCGTCAGAGTACTGTGTTGAATTGATAACTCTCCCTTAGGGCAGGAAATCCATCAAGAGTGGTCCACAGTAGTCGAAGAATCAGAAACCGAAATACCGCGCGTTTTTCTGATCTGAAGGCATTCGTGTATAGCACGACACTACTTTTGATCAATTTCCTCTACCACGAACAGCTAACACTGTTGAATGCCTTATGCAGTGCACATCTTCTAATGCTTTAAATCCCTGTTCGGTCACATTGCTATAATGGCAGTCATTTTGACGTAAAAGCaagtgtccacttttcatttggacGACCCTTATACATAAAATTCTTCTATTTGATAGAATTACAAAACACAAGTAAAtagattcctttttttaaaagcgtataatttttttgtaaaaaaatattgatacacaaaataataaatggcGAAAATGGCGTTAAATGGCGAAGACAACCCTGAGTCTTGACTTTATTTAAGTAATGGCTTACAAAATGAGACACTGTTgcatcgaaaaaaaaagaaagacagtTCCATCCAACAACAAATATATACATCTGATGAATCTGCGTGCAGAACTTAAACCACAAAAAGCCAAGAGAGTTTGCAGCAGCTCATGTAATACGAATCGCAACTGAATATGATGACGTCAGGGATAGAATCCTCTGACTCAGTTCAAATCTAGCGATGGCATGTAATGcctgttttgatatatatatatatatatatatatatatatatatatatatatatatatatatatatatatatatatatatatatatatatatatatatatatatatatatatatatatatatatatatatatatatatatatatatatatatatatatataagagcatGGGTCAAAGCAGGCAGGAATAATTTGGTTGTATTCGCGTCCCAGCATGTGCGATTGCTGGcgcgcgcgtataaatctgtcgtggtcacaaagtcctccatgtcgagagtaataccactggggatactaGATTaggagtgatcgttctctgattcaggtctaaattacgatctgtggatgagtgaatgaaatgcatgaatgaagtcggccccgtaaaaagggttgtgacgtgtgtgtagttaagtcgtactcttggccctagatggcgctactgaaaaacaagagacgtacgcTTGGCTTAAATCACTGGCTTCTAAAGCTAGTGGGCTTGTTTAtgacaaatgccattagaaacaacaacaaacaacaaaattatgtatataaattgtttatgtGTGACCTAATCTGTAAACAAAGAACTGTCACTCTAATTCGGACTTTGTACTGAACCCCTTAAAACCCCCAAGTTTCCTTTAAAGCATAAAGCAATACTTGATCATCATTTTGACCTAATGGAAATTCCTATTAGATTGGAATTCCTTTCGATCttgtcatttttaatgaataaaaaagtttatttattgaatgaaaatttgcaaattaattacAAGATGCTTATTATCTTGACGgaaacttcgaaaaaaaaaagggaaaaaatgtcaGATGAAATAATTCTGTCTTCCTTTTGAATAAGGGCCATCTTGCATTCTAACTACATTGGACTGGgaaaagaatcaaaatctttTAAGATCGCAGTGAAAAAGTACATTTAGCTACAGAAGATAAGGTTAagcataaaaattagaaagtatttcattttctttaattctttgagatatctaAATGTCACATGAAAATTGGAAGCATATAGTTGATTTTTTTGACGCTGTTTGATTTTGATCTTGCTGTTTTGATTTTAGTAAGTGCGTACACAATGTACAACTATTGCCTAATCAAGTTTGTggattcagttttcaattttgaTGGAGTCAACAAATGATCACGATTCAAATGGAAATAGTTTTGTCCACATTCTGTCGACCAGCGCCCTCTAGAACAATGCCATGGTTCTGTATCACCGCTTGTGTGGGCTCATATAAACACAACAATTTCAATGGAAAGGCAAAATACTTCCGAAATTAAAAATCACTTGTGTGTTCTCAGTCCAAATATTGTGTGAAtgatagaaaaatcaatttagtaaggatgatttttctttAGAAAGAATTCTAGAATTCCAACCattagataaattattaacagctttattttatttgatcatgaaTGCATAAATGTCTGAACTTCACAACCACTTGTAACAAATCGATTCATACATCTTTCTTCCGAGCAACGACATTTTATCtctttatatgaataatatttctaaaataatctgcTTTTGACCTTGAATCAAATGCAAAAAAGTGACATTTATACAATGCAAAATACAGCAAATAGTAACAGCTGCTAAGCCTTTAACAGCTgtgagtttttttaaatgatccgATATCTATTTTAGTAGAATCATTGCATTTTACTTCCACATATGAACTGTATTTTTTCAAAACCAACACTGGCTTTAgcatgattttcttatttttaagttttgcgTTATTGTCTTCCACACTTGGATGCCTTTGGGAAACGATTCCACCCTGCTCCTGCCGAACCATAGGCTTTCACACAACCGAAATCACCTGCACAGATGCGAACAATGTAGATACACTCCGCAGTTCACTTTCCAGAGTCAAAGACATGCCTATACAAACCTTATATATCATGGATTCCTCTCTGCTTTACATACCAAGCGACGTATTCTTAGGACTAAGAGTTGAACGAATATGGTTGGATAATTCCACATTTAGGGATCTGTCTGATTCAGAATTCGCCTTTGAAGGCCTAAGTAACTCGCTTCGAAAGTTATTTATTCAAGATTGTATCATCTTCAACGGTTTTCAATGGCATGAGTTCAAGAAGTTGGAAAATCTGACCTCGCTAATGACTGTAAAAGCAGGTTTAAATGCAATTGATTCAGACATTTCGGAAATAGCTCATCTTCCACTGGCTAATTTGGAGTTGACACAAGACTCGATATCTTACATAGATGAAAATGCTTTCACATTATTCGAAAACTTGGCGATTCTTTCTCTCAAAAGGAATCTCATTAAGGATGTAGCGAGATCAATGTTGCCAAACCCAGCCACTAAACTTAATGTCATTAATTTAaggtaagtataaaaaaatatttaagaaactatcttttttaaaaaaattcttttgagatCATGAATTTGATTATGGCATCATATCAAAAATCTGTATAAATCTCTCTATCTTTCACTagcatgtaaaaaataaaatcaaaattttttttcaataatttgatagTGAAGAATATAGACATttgcatagtaaaatttttttttaaataaattatttctaaaattttgcttgGTTTCAAAAGAATCTATACGAATTGCggcaattataattttctttgctaactattgaaatttcatatagtatcatattgcataatattataaaatatcatcgtttaatattataatatattttatacataaaatattatgcatcGTGCCTTACCATTCAATgcaaataaattagtatttccATGATTAAGAATCATAGgtaaattctgaaaagaatatttattatggaTTTCAAAGAATTCTCTCTATCTTTGATTATGTGTTTAGAAAATTGTCTGGCGAAAACTCTCTGACTCTTTAAGACCAACCTGGTCTTTGTTTTGGTCATTTGTTTGAATTACGTATAGGCGAAAAGTTTTGTCGTTATATAATTGATCAGTACTATACTTGCtctaatataaaatgcaataaaaataacggATCCTTTTGTTTAACTTTGCATCAAATTTCGAATTTGATGaagtataaaatacattatatactTACCATAGGCATCgtgtaaataaatgcaaatagatGAATTAAGacacataaaaaaattggaaacatcTCCAATCATTGcacaatcttttattaaaaagatatttattgaaaaagaatttttagtaagcatttattagaaaaaatccttttatttatgtgtggataaaagtttattttaacattattatattaaagggaaaaataaaatgaatatatttagtttatattataaGGACAACTTACCAAAGAAAAAACGTGTTATCTTAATGacgtaaaacatttttatgatgaatgtaatctttctctatataaaatgagatttcaatattctttaactgttaataaatatacttttgatcCAAAAAAATAGCGTTTTCATAGCACTCTTGAAATGACCCctcaagaaatttgtaaaaacaataatttaagaaattgatcTAACTAatggaattatattttagtttttagtaaATGTCTAATTTAGTTTTACTAACCACCCTATATACGAAACGAAAGGGATTATTAATGTAAAAGATCTTCagtcattatttataaagtatcTGAAAAATTCTGCCttcacatttcatttcattttactcaCTTCCtggtaattttgtaattaatcctAGTAAAACCTGTAacatacgataaaaaaaaatgcttgatttttgtaaagaatgattatatgaatatatataagaaagtattTTTCGGGCTTTCTAAAGAATgagtaatatgaattttatgaaaaacaaattatatgagatttaaaaagtatatatatatatatatatatatatatatatatatatatatatatatatatatatatatatatatatatatattcctttgaaaaataattattaagtaataaaaaattaatgaaatatatatacgtaAAAAACATTTCTCTGTATTAAAATTGAGCAATTCTCTTTTGTACATACTGCATCGCTAAATCAGCAGTGAGATAAGTCAAACCTGCCGTAATGAGCAACTCTGAAAAAAGAGTGATGCCTATAAcgagtaaaataaaatgtaaaatgatgaCTCACTTAATGAGAGGTGTTTCGCAGAACGAGTGGCGAGAAGACATCATGAAGTCGCATGCTGGACTGGTTTCTATCAGGCTGAGTCGATTCTTTTTTTAAGAGAATCTTTATAtctacatttaaaacatttttgtcatATAGCGTTGTCAAGCAAGACTTCTATATGTTTGAGCAAGTATGTATGGAGTTTTAATCGACGAGAATTTGTCTCTGACCAAAATTATGGGGCTAGAAGTAGATAATAATGACAACGATGAGTTGTTGGAAAAACAAAGCCAGAACTTCCAAAAATCATTTGGTGTCACAGCAAAAAAAACTGCGGTGTATATTTGGTTgggaaaagaagaaataataggCCCAATATAGCAATAACCTTTCAGAGGAATAAGGGAGAGGCTAAAAGCGTATTACAGCATCGCTTGTTGAAAAGCACCATCCTGATAAGTCAGTAGCTATGCGCGGCACAAATTCATTCAATGGTAATGTGTCTCATTTCGCCACATTTTGAAGCATGACcaaagacaaatgtttttagacaATGTTCTAGCAAGACaggcatgcattataaataataaattacattattataaatttattttcggattatttaatatgcatttctaTGGAAAAAAACTGTTTCACTCAGCATTACGAGTAAGATTCGGAAAAGAATTATGCCTGTTATTCGAGATTTCACTATATTTAGTTTCAGTTCCTTTTAGAGgtctttaaatgagaaaaaaattttaaaaaactcaaaaagtatttcaatttttcttttcagtttcaatCTAATCGAGAGATTGCCAGAAGATATGTTTACGAACATGCCAGCCCTCACGACAATCATTTTATTAGCCAATAAGCTAATCACAGTGGACTTTAACACATTTTCACCTGTTTGGAGTAGACTGAACAAGATCGATTTATATGGTAAGTCTTTGGcgctttattttttaactatttaggCAGAAAGATTACTAAAGTATATTAGAATCAGCCCTGAGGGCTgaggtggcctgatggtaagacTTCGGCTTCGGAATAGGAGAgcttcaggctcgagacccgattctttCGAAGAACCGTTCTGACATCGGGCATGGAGCACCCCGAATCCGCCGCGACCAATCTGCCTTCCGCTGGTGTGGCGCGGAAGCTTATAGAGGGGCGTACCAGCTTCGGCACCGTCGGACAGCGGTATGAAATtgcgagatccgtcccaaaatacgcctaatgttactttaaaatcgggcggtaatataactaaatcaatCAACTTTTTCtattctgaatttataaaaatgtaaatgctgcTTTTTATATCTATGTTTCAGCTGCAGAAATTGAAACCATCAGTGACATtcactaatttttgaaatttatgattaataagGTAAAACGTTAGGACAGAGTGATTCTTTCGTCCAAAACTTATTAGCAAAGGAAGTattaatacaagaaattaaaaatttggcgcCTTTCGCTTATTTCTTTTGTGATGAATTCCGCTCGTAAAATGTCAGAATCACATGACAAACGCTTCTTCATACATGTTACACACATtcatatattctctaatatttGATGTCTTATGTAGTGTCGCAACATTGATTTACAtttcgaaacagaaaaaaaaaactctatatttttctgattttttgcatataatataaagaaaaaaaaatggacaattgtcttataaaaatcattttgaatcattttttctcatctcttttaagtataaataaactTCTGGCTCACTGATTAATTTAATGGAAGAATAGAcgttaattttctaaataattatatacataattttagtaaaattactaattaatggAGATCTTCTctcaataaaaacttttaaaaataataaaattaataaatgaccgctatctaacaaaattaaaaactaggAATAGATTACTCAAAAAatcataaagcaaaaaataaaaagaaaattattttaaacagccatagaatttttcttttagatgcaCTACAGATACAAAATTTGAATCATCGTGGATCACTTATTACATAAGAACGAAATGAGATTATTGATCTTAAGACGATACTAATCTCTATCGAGGTAAGCGGTAGTGAATTTTTGCCATCCAAGTTGATCCTTCAACTTaccctttttttttcagtttttattcaaaaattattcattttttaaaacaaaaatatggtaAATGATTATCTCGTATTAACTCGTTAGCATGTTTTTGTTaacaataaacacaaaaaaaaggattttgaaataattttgaattttaataatcataaattgtACTTATATCTGTATAGAGAAAATGTGGAAGGAATGATTTCGAAAGAAATAATGTGtgaaaaatgcacaaaattttaaaagcaaagacgaaataatacagaaatcctaaaagaaattagaattcgCGTATTTCAAACTGCAAAATAGGTTGAATTACATATTAAAGTAATGCGGTTGACAGAGATCCAAGTAGCATCACACATGGATGGACAGGCGCACAGATCTTGGTCCAAAATAGATATGGCATAAAATTCGCGTAATCCCATAACACAGCATCGTGAATATCACCAGCCTAGTACAAGCAGTATAATATCACACTCTGCTTTCTCTCCTGTCAcgcatcaaaattttttcaataacttatttgaaaaaagcatagatacatctaaaattttattaacacattTAGAGAGATTCGATTTATCACATGAGTCCATaaaaatttttcgattttttttaatgatttcttaggAACTGTGCTGCTTTGGCTTGGAATAATAAAGCAAGCGGTAATACAATTTGTTTTTCCATCCTCGTATTCTGACTAAGATAAAATCATagactgactctccgacccacccgaaagCTCACACAAATAAACCAGAATGACTGGATTGCCGCTACAGCAACAcaggcgggaactgtggttgagtcctaagatccgtcaccggccacggcacaacaCTTCTCTAAAGAAGTAAGTGCCGTCATCGATgtgaggagccagatcccccccccttttcatGTACCCATaggagtggcgagaaccaaccaccctgccggaaacttctcatctTCGATTATGAAGTACCCCCGGGGGATCTGATTgtgataaaataaactattaggaaatattattttttgcttgtttgtttttaCAGCAGAGGGACAAAACTTTGatcttaaataaatacaatttagatcaaaaatcaattacatttaCCTATTTAGGCTCCCTTTGCAGATGTTCTCTCTCAAACTATGTCATCATTCTCCTAAACCGATTGCAACGCACATCAAAATGCTTTTGTCACAAAAATTGCCATCTATGTGTTGTTCAAAACGACAGGCAAATTATTAGAGAAGTTAAAATGGTGTTCGCAACTTATCGACTGAAAAAGTTTGCCGCAGCACAGGACCACAggtcaaaaattaataaatttaaaagatataaaacatttttttatatttttcaaaggtGTCGGATAGTTTGTATGGCCTCTCAGTAAATTATAGGGTATTGTTTTGCCACCCACATTTGTGCATGTTTTGCCAGCGTAAGTTGTCAATTTGTGACTCATttgttttcagttaaataaattatttttatctgaggAATTTGAAGAATgtgttcataataattttaaaatttttcagaaaatcctATGCGATGCGATTGCCGGATGACATGGATCTTCGGAAGGCCATTCCCGAAAAATGTTTGGGCTGTGTGCTGGTCCCCGTCTAACCTGAATGGAACCACAATAACAGACATTCGGAAGGAGGAGCTTTATTGCTAAGAATTGAAAACCAAATACTATACCTTATTATTCAATAAACCATTTACTTCATCTAGTTAGTTTCCATTTGTCTTAAAACATACCGATCCAAACCGATACATTTATACTAAGTATCTGAGTGTAATATCATACCTTACGATGACCGTAATAGTTTACCTTCAGTATTTTAGTATGACCTTCAAA includes the following:
- the LOC129969442 gene encoding connectin-like, whose translation is MIFLFLSFALLSSTLGCLWETIPPCSCRTIGFHTTEITCTDANNVDTLRSSLSRVKDMPIQTLYIMDSSLLYIPSDVFLGLRVERIWLDNSTFRDLSDSEFAFEGLSNSLRKLFIQDCIIFNGFQWHEFKKLENLTSLMTVKAGLNAIDSDISEIAHLPLANLELTQDSISYIDENAFTLFENLAILSLKRNLIKDVARSMLPNPATKLNVINLSFNLIERLPEDMFTNMPALTTIILLANKLITVDFNTFSPVWSRLNKIDLYENPMRCDCRMTWIFGRPFPKNVWAVCWSPSNLNGTTITDIRKEELYC